One Magnolia sinica isolate HGM2019 chromosome 2, MsV1, whole genome shotgun sequence genomic window, CCAGAGCAGTTTTCTTCAAAACGGAGGGTGATTTCTGGTTTTGGCGTCGGTGTTTTAGCTTCTCTCCTTGTTTTTACACTAGTCTTGATGAATAACCCATTCAAAATCTCCTTCTTGAATGTGACTTCTGGTACTTCCTCTCCATTCCCATGGTTTTTTCCACAGCAAGCTGCTGTGATTTCTGCAAATTCTTCTTCAGATTCTTTGGAGTTTtcgaagaggaagaaagaagggggAATTGTGGAAAAAACCCATGAAGGGAATTTGGGAAATGAGGATAAAAATTCTAGCTTTTTGAGTTTTGGTGGAGGAGAGGAGGGTATGGAGAAGTCCCATGAAGATAATTCCTCAGAAAATTTTGACAAAGGAAGCACTTTTAATAAAGAAGATAGGGTGATAGAAAAAATCCATGTAGGGAATCTGTCGGAGAAGGCTAAAAATGGTGGAAATTTCTCAGAAGATGTTGAAAAAGGAAGTTCTTTTAGTAGAGAAGAAAGGGTGATAGGAAAAACCCATGAAGGAAATTCTTCTGGGAATGATAAAAATCTGTACCTTTTGAATTCTGGAGAAGGAGAGGGGGTTAGAGAGAAGATTCGCAGAGGGAATTTCTCTATCAATGAAAGAATCCATGAAGCAGTGCAGGGAGAAGCAAAAAATTCAAGCTTTTCTAATGGAGTACCAAGTATTTCTGAGAAACCCCATGAAAGTGGTGTGTCTGAGAATGATAAAAATTCAACCTCTGAGAGAAAAACCCATCAAGGGGATCCAtctgagaaagagaaggagaaaattGCAAGGTCTTACAATGGTTTCCCTTCTGCAAAAACAGTTGGAGATGTTTCTGGAAAGTGTAATATTTTCATTGGGAGATGGgtaagagatgaaggaaaaccgTATTATCCTGCTGGTTCTTGTCCTCATATCGATAAGGATTTTGACTGCCATGGAAATGGAAGGCCAGATGATGATTTTCTAAAATGGAGGTGGCAGCCGAACGAGTGCAACATCCCAAGGTAattttgcagtttttttttttccaatttccaGAATGTGGAAATCTCTGAAGAACACCCGACTAGTACTGAAATGCAATTTACAATGTTCTTGTGAATTGCAATTGCTGAAGAAAAACAGTCGTGTTTATGACAATACGGAACTGTGTTGAGCTTGGGTTGTGAGGAAATTAAGTTGCAGTTCTTGGGATTTCTACTCTTAAAGAATTTCCAAAGAGAATCATAAATGATACTCATGTGGATGCGAAGGAGATTTTCTTTCCAATACAATGGAAAGAGCctcattttatgatttttgggaaTTCTACTTACGGGTAAAAATTCCAAAATATTTTTCTCTGCTCTTGAAAAGACTGTGAGCCAAGTGATCAAAATAGCTGTGGAATGCTTATTGAGTTATTGAATATAAATCAGcggaaatagtttagtttatgGCATGTATTAAAATAGTGTaggaacaacaacaacaacaacaatcacAACAACAACAAAGTTTCTGTAAAATACAGAATAACACAACCACACTAGTTGTGTTTTGATGGAAGAGCACTCCTTGAGTTTTTCTAAACAGAAGTTATTAAAGATAAACGCATTGAAATTCTGTGGAGTCTTGGGATGGCTGAGGAATACCCATTTATTTGTATTATTTGGTCCAAAGAGCTGCCACCTTGCATTTCAATGCTCTTCCTTacaatgtgtttggatgctcaatagaactgaattgcaataatcCAATCCAAAGTTGGGGTGGCATTGCTCTTATTCGTAATGCTGACCGAACCAATATTGAAATTCCATGTGTTTTAAACTCGGACTTTGGACAATCTTAATTACAATTTGGGGGGTCGATACCTCATTTTGAGTGCAGCTGGTGTAGCCATACTTTTGCTAATTTCTTTTATTCCCATAACTTGCAATTCAACTCGGCAGAAATTCACAAAGAATAAACTGGGCAGCTCAGGTTTGGAACCAAGTAATTGAGTTTGCAAATGGCTTTAGAAAATTGATTTGTTA contains:
- the LOC131237854 gene encoding protein trichome birefringence-like 2 isoform X1; the encoded protein is MDLRKIAIPEQFSSKRRVISGFGVGVLASLLVFTLVLMNNPFKISFLNVTSGTSSPFPWFFPQQAAVISANSSSDSLEFSKRKKEGGIVEKTHEGNLGNEDKNSSFLSFGGGEEGMEKSHEDNSSENFDKGSTFNKEDRVIEKIHVGNLSEKAKNGGNFSEDVEKGSSFSREERVIGKTHEGNSSGNDKNLYLLNSGEGEGVREKIRRGNFSINERIHEAVQGEAKNSSFSNGVPSISEKPHESGVSENDKNSTSERKTHQGDPSEKEKEKIARSYNGFPSAKTVGDVSGKCNIFIGRWVRDEGKPYYPAGSCPHIDKDFDCHGNGRPDDDFLKWRWQPNECNIPSLNASDFLERLRGKRLLFVGDSLNRNMWESLVCILRHSVANKKNVHEISGRKEFKTKGYYSFRYEDYNCSIDFVRSPFLVRPSSVNGQKGEEETLRLDLMDETTPVYREADVLVFNTGHWWTHEKTSKGKDYYQEGNYVHPMLNVIEAYEKALTTWGRWIDKNIDAHKTRVFFRGYSLTHFSGGQWNSGGQCHNETEPIFNESYVGSYPSKMRALEHVLQRMKTPVVYLNISRLTDYRKDGHPSIYRKEYKTDRQSQDCSHWCLPGVPDTWNELLYASLVMDS
- the LOC131237854 gene encoding protein trichome birefringence-like 2 isoform X2; translated protein: MDLRKIAIPEQFSSKRRVISGFGVGVLASLLVFTLVLMNNPFKISFLNVTSGTSSPFPWFFPQQAAVISANSSSDSLEFSKRKKEGGIVEKTHEGNLGNEDKNSSFLSFGGGEEGMEKSHEDNSSENFDKGSTFNKEDRVIEKIHVGNLSEKAKNGGNFSEDVEKGSSFSREERVIGKTHEGNSSGNDKNLYLLNSGEGEGVREKIRRGNFSINERIHEAVQGEAKNSSFSNGVPSISEKPHESGVSENDKNSTSERKTHQGDPSEKEKEKIARSYNGFPSAKTVGDVSGKCNIFIGRWVRDEGKPYYPAGSCPHIDKDFDCHGNGRPDDDFLKWRWQPNECNIPSLNASDFLERLRGKRLLFVGDSLNRNMWESLVCILRHSVANKKNVHEISGRKEFKTKGYYSFRYEDYNCSIDFVRSPFLVRPSSVNGQKGEEETLRLDLMDETTPVYREADVLVFNTGHWWTHEKTSKGGGQWNSGGQCHNETEPIFNESYVGSYPSKMRALEHVLQRMKTPVVYLNISRLTDYRKDGHPSIYRKEYKTDRQSQDCSHWCLPGVPDTWNELLYASLVMDS